A DNA window from Allokutzneria albata contains the following coding sequences:
- a CDS encoding flavin-containing monooxygenase produces the protein MNTPNAVVIGGGQAGLATAHVLRTRGLRPVVLEAGPEPVGSWPHYCDSLTLFSPARYSALPGLAFDGDPHRYPHRDEVVAYLQRYAAHLDAEIRTGEQVTNVAHRDGRFQVTTGTGAQFEAPMVIAATGGFSRPYRPELPGLADFTGTLLHSSDYRVPGPLAGQRVVVVGAGNSAVLVAVELATHADVTLATRGRIRFVRQRLFGRDVHFWTTITGLDALPVGPWLATPPGSPVFDHGRFRAALARRQPYQRPMFSRVDGTTVTWSDGSREDIDAIILATGYRPALDYLAPLRTVTPSGRPLHRAGASSTHLGLGYVGLGWQRGLASATLRGVGRDAAYLVSRLLSRLPALTRMSRPRTGARSAGLTGTPSPEGAGTSP, from the coding sequence ATGAACACGCCAAACGCTGTCGTGATCGGCGGCGGCCAAGCCGGTCTCGCTACGGCCCACGTCCTGCGCACCCGCGGGCTGCGCCCGGTGGTGCTGGAAGCCGGGCCTGAGCCGGTCGGTTCCTGGCCGCACTACTGCGACAGCCTCACACTGTTCTCCCCCGCGCGTTACAGCGCCCTGCCGGGGCTGGCCTTCGACGGTGACCCGCACCGCTACCCGCACCGCGACGAGGTGGTCGCCTACCTGCAGCGCTACGCCGCACACCTGGACGCCGAGATCCGCACAGGTGAGCAGGTCACCAACGTCGCCCATCGGGACGGCCGCTTCCAGGTGACCACCGGAACCGGTGCCCAGTTCGAGGCGCCGATGGTGATCGCGGCCACTGGTGGCTTTTCCCGGCCCTACCGGCCGGAGCTGCCGGGGCTGGCGGACTTCACCGGCACCCTGCTGCACTCGAGCGACTACCGCGTCCCAGGGCCGCTGGCCGGACAGCGGGTGGTGGTCGTCGGCGCGGGCAACTCCGCGGTCCTGGTCGCCGTCGAGCTCGCCACGCACGCCGACGTCACCTTGGCGACGCGTGGCCGGATCCGCTTTGTCCGGCAACGGTTATTCGGACGTGACGTGCACTTCTGGACAACGATCACCGGCCTGGACGCGCTGCCGGTAGGGCCGTGGCTGGCCACACCGCCCGGCTCACCGGTGTTCGACCACGGTCGGTTCCGCGCCGCGCTCGCCCGACGGCAGCCCTATCAGCGACCGATGTTCAGCCGTGTCGACGGGACGACCGTGACCTGGTCCGACGGCAGCCGGGAAGACATCGACGCGATCATCCTCGCCACCGGCTACCGCCCCGCACTCGACTACCTCGCCCCGCTGCGCACCGTGACGCCGTCAGGACGCCCCCTGCACCGGGCGGGAGCCTCCAGCACCCACCTCGGGCTGGGCTATGTCGGGCTGGGATGGCAACGAGGTCTCGCCTCGGCCACGCTCCGCGGAGTCGGCCGCGACGCCGCCTACCTCGTGTCCCGTCTCCTCTCCCGACTGCCCGCGCTCACGCGGATGTCGCGACCGCGCACCGGGGCCAGGTCCGCCGGTCTCACCGGTACGCCGTCCCCCGAGGGAGCGGGCACCTCGCCCTGA